In Acidiferrobacteraceae bacterium, the following are encoded in one genomic region:
- the tmk gene encoding dTMP kinase: MKRGWFITLEGGEGAGKSSCMPYIREHLEATGHRVLMTREPGGTALGERVREILLHPDGAPMHGDTELLLMFAARAQHLAEVILPALAAGSVVLCDRFTDASYAYQGGGREIPLERISALETWVQGDLRPDLTLLFDVPVEQGIARAKGRSAPDRFEQEDLAFLQRVRKAYRDIARREPERVRLVDASRDLPEVQAQVQEHLNTLLERHVS, translated from the coding sequence GTGAAACGCGGTTGGTTCATTACGCTCGAGGGCGGTGAAGGTGCCGGCAAGAGCAGTTGCATGCCGTACATACGAGAACACCTGGAGGCGACAGGGCATCGGGTGTTGATGACCCGTGAGCCCGGGGGCACAGCCCTGGGAGAACGGGTGCGCGAAATTCTGCTTCATCCGGATGGGGCGCCGATGCATGGCGATACCGAACTGCTGTTGATGTTCGCGGCCCGTGCGCAACACCTCGCGGAGGTGATTCTGCCTGCATTGGCCGCCGGTAGCGTGGTCCTGTGCGACCGCTTTACCGACGCGAGCTATGCCTATCAGGGCGGTGGCCGCGAGATCCCACTGGAACGCATCTCCGCACTGGAGACCTGGGTGCAAGGGGACCTGCGCCCCGATCTCACGCTCCTGTTTGATGTGCCGGTGGAGCAGGGCATTGCCCGGGCGAAAGGCCGCAGCGCGCCGGATCGATTCGAACAGGAAGACCTGGCCTTTCTGCAGCGGGTTCGCAAGGCCTACCGGGACATCGCCAGGCGGGAACCGGAGCGTGTTCGACTCGTGGATGCCAGCCGCGATCTTCCGGAGGTACAGGCACAGGTGCAGGAACACCTGAATACCTTGCTGGAGCGGCATGTCAGCTGA